GCAATAAACAGTCTGGCGATGGACTGTTCCGTGGCAACACCGTAAACAATAAGGATGATTGACGGGGGAATAAGCAGCCCCAGGGTTGCGGACCCTGCCAGGGTGCCGATGATCATATTCTGCGGATACTTGCGTTTTGCCAGCTCAGGAATAGACATCTTACCAATTGTCGCTGCTGTCGCCGCAGATGAGCCGGAAACAGCTGCAAAGATACCGCAACCGAAAATATTTACATGCAGCAGTCGACCGGGAAGATAGGTGAGCCAGGGAGCCAGTCCGGCAAACATATCCTCCGCCAGCCGTGATCTGAACAGAATTTCCCCCATCCAGATAAAAAGCGGCAGGGCAGCCAGGGCCCAGCCATTGCTTGCACCCCAGACCGTCGTTGCCAGCACGTCTCCAAGAGGTGCTTCAGTGAAGAGGGCCATTCCTGCCATACCAACCGCCATCAGGGAAAAAGCCACCCAGATACCACTGCTGAGCAGGAAAAAGAAAAGCAACAACAGACAGATGGTCATTGTAATTTCAGACATGGACTTTCTCTCTTACCTCAATCCTTCACTCTCGGTGCCTCGTATCTTCAGTAAGATTGCCAATTGCAGGATTGAGGTTTTATCATTTTTCAACCGGAACAACGGTATCCTGTTCATCATCGACAAGGAGTTTTTCTCCTTTGCCTGCATAGCTTGGTTCTTTTCCGGAAAGAATGGAAAACAGTTCCTCAACAAGCGCAAGGGAAAGAACCAGCAGCCCCAGCAGCATGGCGGACTGCGGAATCCAGATCGGCACGGCTACCATACCTGGCGACAGATCATGATACTTGTATGACTCCCAGGCAAGAGCAGCTGTGTACCAGGAAAAATACACTGTAATAGAGGCTGCAACGAGCACGCACCAGAATTCCACGGCCCTTCTTATTCCAGAAGGCAGACGACCGATCACCAGAGTCACCCGGATATGTCCCCTTCTCTCAAAGTATAGGCAAGGGAGAAAAAGGAGGCCGCCGCCAGCAGAAAACCGGTGAAATCAGCATAAGATGGAATGGTCAGGCCGATAGCCGTTCCGGTGAGGAGAATACTGATCTTATCCAGCAGGTTCAGAAAAACCTGACCGACCACAAGCAGGGCAATAGCCGCGATACAGGATGCCGCAAACCAGCAACTCCCTTTATATAGTTTATCTAACATTTGCCGCATACCGCCCCCTTTTTACCACCTCAATCCTGCCCTTCGACAGGTAGCGTAGGCTCCAACCTTGCCAATTACAGGATTGAGGCACCACTGTATACGATATTCACCAAAGATCAGTCCATGTAAAGTGACAATACGGTGGTATTTCCGGAATTACTGCCTGTATGCTTTGAGAAGAGCCGCACCTTCATTCCCTGCGGCCTTTTTCCACTCTTCAAGCATGGATGCACCGACTTTTTTCAGTCCGCTCATCAATTCTGCACTGGGAGTAACTATTTTCATTCCATTGTCCTGCAGAATTTTTGTTTTTGCCGCTGTTTCCTTTTTACTCATCTCCCAACCTCTTTTTTCGGCGGCAGCAGCTGCAGCAAAGACAGCATCACGGGTTTTTTCATCCAGTTTTCTCAGAGCTTTTTTGCTGACGACCACTATGTTTTTGGGCAGCCAGGCCTGAATATCTGTATAGTACTGGACAAAATCCCATGCTTTGGAATTCGCCCCGGTGGAAGGTGAGGTTATCATGGCCTCAACCCGGCCTGTTGCAAAAGCCTGTGGAATATCTGGAACTTCCACCTGTGTTGGTGCGGCACCCACTTTTTTGGCGAATGTTTCAAGGGTCGCATTATACGCACGAAACTTGATTCCCTTCAGGTCATCGACCGTTTTGATTTCCTTTTTCGTATACAGTCCCTGAGGTGGCCAGGGAACTGAAAACAGGGGAACAAGCCCCTGTCTGTCGAGCAATTTTGCAATAACACCCTTCTGGGCCGCCCAGAGCTTTGCCGCATCATCATAATTTGTGGCAAGAAACGGCTGAGAATCCGCACCAAAAACTGCATGTTCGTTGGAAAGTCTGGAAAGAAAAAACTCACCGATAGGCACCTGGCCACTGCGAACCGCATTTTTTATCTCAGGATGTTTAAACAGTGATCCCGCAGAATGCACCTTAATGGTTAATTTACCACCTGTAGCCTTTTCAACATCTTTGGCAAATTCAATAATATTCCTGGTGTGAAATGTCTTGTCGGGATAGGGTGTCGGCATATCCCATGTCACTGCCATTGAGCTTCCGGCAATACTGAGTCCAAATGCTGCCCCGGCCAATACACCAACTACCTTGTTTCGCAATTTCATTCCGTCTCCTCCTGTAGATGAGTTAGCCCGCATTTCTCATGAACATTGTGTCAATTTTGAGATTAGCTGTAGAATACAAATAATTAGACAACTATCAGTAGTCGAACAAAATTGACACAATGTTCACCCAAGGTCAGCCCAGGCGACGCCATCTTCTGCAATATTTCAACAGTAAATATAGGCCACTATTATTTACTCTTGAAAATTTTGTAGCTGACGCCGCCTGAACTGATGAAAAATGCGGGTTAGAGCGTATTCCTACACCCCTTTCCTTCTTCCTGAAATCAACATCTTGAATCAGACGTAAATCTCATTTTTACATAACATTGGTATTGACATCTTTCAATAACGCTGGCATTATGCCACAATAAAGACATTTTGTCGACATAAAATCAACATAAAGTTGATTTTTTATTTTGCCTGTCTTGGCACCCGAAAATCTCTTGTTCAATGAGGAGCAAACAATGACACAATGGCAAATCTGGATAGACCGTGGTGGAACTTTTACGGATATTGTTGCCAAGCGACCTGATAACACACTTGTCACCCATAAACTTCTCTCCGAAAATCCTGAAAAATACAGAGATGCGGCAATCCAGGGAATACGGGAACTACTTCAACTCAACCCGGAAGAACCTTTACCCGAAGGATTAATCGATACTGTTAAAATGGGGACAACGGTTGCCACAAACGCCCTGTTGGAAAGAAAAGGTGAACGTACCTTACTGGTCATTACCAGGGGATTTGGTGACGCTCTCCGCATTGGCTACCAGACCAGACCGGACCTTTTCGCCCGCCACATTATCCTGCCGGAAATGCTCTACGAGGAAGTCCTGGAAGTCGAGGAGCGTCTCTCCGCCCATGGAGACTGCATAACTCCATTGGATACAAAAAGTGCTGAAAACGGACTGAAAAAAGCATATAAAAAGGGTATACGTTCTGTGGCCATCGTCCTGATGCATGGTTATCGCTACCCTGATCATGAACAACAGCTGGCAGAGATTGCCAGAGAAATCGGTTTTACACAAATCTCCCAAAGCCACCAGGTCAGCCCGTTGATGAAACTGGTCTCCAGGGGTGATACAACAGTGGTTGACGCCTACCTCTCTCCCATCCTTCGACGTTATGTCAACCAGGTGGAAGAGCGCTTAAAAAACAAATCCCGTCATGAAGGTCCCAAGCTGATGTTCATGCAGTCCAGTGGAGGTCTCACCGATGCCCATCTCTTCCAAGGCAAAGATGCCATTCTTTCCGGCCCGGCGGGGGAGTTGTCGGTATGGTCAAAACAGCGGCCATGAGTGGACTGACGAAACTCATCGGTTTTGATATGGGCGGCACATCTACAGATGTTGCCCACTATAATGGTGAATATGAGCGCAGTTTTGAAACAACTGTGGCGGGTGTTCGGATGCGGGCTCCCATGATGCACATCCATACCGTTGCCGCTGGCGGGGGTCTGTTCTTCACTTTGACGGTTCCCGCTATCGAGTCGGTCCCGATTCCGCCGGAGCCAACCCGGGACCTGCCTGTTATCGCCGTGGTGGCCCCCTTACCGTCACCGACTGCAATGTCATGCTGGGCAAGATACAGCCAAGCTTTTTCCCCAGCCTGTTTGGGCCGGAATCCAACCTTCCACTGGATGCTGAAACGGTTCACAGAAAATTCCTGGATCTTGCGGATGAAATTGCAAAAGCAACCGGAACCACTCCCCCGTCCCCGGAAAAAGTTGCCGAAGGATTCTTACAAATTGCCGTGGAAAACATGGCCAATGCCATAAAAAAAATATCTGTGCAGCGGGGATATGATGTCACCGACTACACCCTCAACTGTTTCGGCGGAGCCGGTGGCCAGCATGCCTGCCCGGTGGCCGATGCCCTCGGTATGAAACAGGTTTTTCTCCATCCCTTTGCGGGAGTTCTCTCGGCGTACGGCATGGGACTTGCCGATATAAGTGCCCTGAAAGAAGTGCATATTGAACAGATATTTACGAAAGATTCCATAGAAATGCTCTCAGAGGCCTGCAAGCCACTTATGGCAGAAACACGCTCTGAACTTCTGGCCCAGAATATTGAGAGTGCACAGATTTCCTTCATCCGAAAGGCTCATCTCCGCTACGAAGGAACCGACAGCCCCCTCCTTATTGATGTGGACAGTTTTTTCGATATGAAAAACAATTTTGAAGCGGCCCATAAACAGCGTTTTGGCTTTATTGCTCCGGAAAGAGCGCTGGTTATTGAAGCACTTTCCGTGGAAGCAGTAGGTTTGACGGAATCCCTGGTTGACCCGCCGGAGCCGGTGCCGGCTAATATTCCGCCTCTGCTGCCCAGAGAAACCCGCACCATTTTCAGTGAGGGTGAATGGAAAAAATGTCCCCTTATCATGCGGGATGAACTGGTGGTCGGCCATAAGGTGACCGGACCGGCCATTCTAGTGGAAACTACGGGTACCGTTGTTGTGGAGGAAGGATGGTCTGCCGAAATTAATGAACGAAGACACCTGATCCTGAAAAGATATAAAGAACGACCCGGTGGACGTGCCATCGGCACCGAAGCAGATCCGGTCATGCTGGAAATTTTCAATAATCTCTTTATGTCCATCGCCGAACAGATGGGAGCCACCCTTGCCAACACTTCCTATTCTGTCAATATCAAGGAGCGGCTGGACTTTTCCTGCGCTCTCTTCGATCCCGAAGGCAGCCTGGTAGCCAACGCTCCCCATGTCCCCGTCCACCTGGGTTCCATGGGAGAATCTATCAAAACCGTGATCCGGGAAAACAGAAAAACAATGCAGCCCGGTGATGTCTATATG
The DNA window shown above is from Desulfomarina profundi and carries:
- a CDS encoding TRAP transporter small permease, producing the protein MTLVIGRLPSGIRRAVEFWCVLVAASITVYFSWYTAALAWESYKYHDLSPGMVAVPIWIPQSAMLLGLLVLSLALVEELFSILSGKEPSYAGKGEKLLVDDEQDTVVPVEK
- a CDS encoding TRAP transporter substrate-binding protein, with the translated sequence MKLRNKVVGVLAGAAFGLSIAGSSMAVTWDMPTPYPDKTFHTRNIIEFAKDVEKATGGKLTIKVHSAGSLFKHPEIKNAVRSGQVPIGEFFLSRLSNEHAVFGADSQPFLATNYDDAAKLWAAQKGVIAKLLDRQGLVPLFSVPWPPQGLYTKKEIKTVDDLKGIKFRAYNATLETFAKKVGAAPTQVEVPDIPQAFATGRVEAMITSPSTGANSKAWDFVQYYTDIQAWLPKNIVVVSKKALRKLDEKTRDAVFAAAAAAEKRGWEMSKKETAAKTKILQDNGMKIVTPSAELMSGLKKVGASMLEEWKKAAGNEGAALLKAYRQ